A region of the Gemmatimonadota bacterium genome:
CTCATCTGCCCCGCGCCAATGCCCCGGGTCTGCTCCTCCTTGGCGAGGACAAGGGCGTTGGACCTGACCGCCGCGGCAACTCTCCAGGCGAAGCGCAGGTCACGCCACTCGGCGTCGCTGGGTCCTCGCCTGGTGACCACGCGCCAGGTGTCCTCGGGGAACCTCATGCGCAGGCGCTGCTGCACGAGCATCCCGCCGCGCACGCGCTTGTAGTCCAGTTCTTCCGCCTCTGCGCGCGGCAGCGCAGCCGGCAACGCAATCACGCGCAGGTTGCGCTTGCGTCCCAGCACTTCCAGGGAATGGGGCTCGAAGTCCGGCGCGACAACCACTTCCAGGAAGGTGCTGGCCATCGCCCCGGCTGCACCGCCCGTGACCGGGACGTTGAAGGCGACAATGCCGCCGAAGGCGGATACGGGGTCGGCGGCTAGCGCGCGCTGATATGCTTCCTCCGCGTCGCGGCCGAGTGCGGCGCCGCAGGGCGTGTTGTGCTTGACAATGACGCAGGCAGCCCGTTCGGCCGCGTCCCAGGCAGAAACGGCAAGAACAGCCGCGTCGATGTCCAGCAGGTTGTTGAAGGACAGCTCCTTCCCCTGGAGCTGCCGCAGCTCTGGCAGTGCGCCGGCCGGCGTTTCCGCCTCGGCGTAGAAGGCGGCGGCCTGGTCCGGGTTCTCGCCGTAGCGCAGGTCCTGCACCTTGGACAGTCGCAAGTTGAGCGTCTCGGGGAACCGGGCCGGCTCGTCCACGGCCGCGGAACCGCCCGTTCCGGCCGCCGGAGCCCCCGTGCGTGCGGCCGGCGCGGCATCCGTCCTGCTGCCAGCGGTGCGCGCGAGATAGACGACGATGGCCGCGTCGTACGCTGCCGTATGGGCGAACACCTTCTGCGCCAGCTCCAGGCGCAGCCCCGGTCCCGCTCGCCCGCTGCGCAGCGCGTCCAGCACCCTGGGGTAGTCGTCCGGATCCACTACCGCGAGCACGCCGGCGTGGTTCTTGGCCGCGGCCCGGAGCAGGGTCGGCCCGCCGATGTCGACCTGCTCCATGGCCTCGTCCAGCGGCGCGCCGGCCGCAACCGTTCGGGCAAAGGGGTACAGGTTGACAGCCACCAGGTCGATAGGCTGGTAGCCCTGCGCCTCGAGCGCCGCCAGGTCATCCGCCCGGTCGCGGCGCGCCAGGATCCCGGCGTGGATGGCCGGGTGCAGGGTCTTGACGCGGCCCTCCATGAGCTCGGGCGCGCCGGTCACCTCGCTCACCTCGCGCACCGGGACGCCGGCTTCCCGCAGCAGGCGCGCGGTGCCGCCGGTGGAGAGCACCTCCCACCCCAGTTCGACCAGCCCGCGCGCCAGCTCGGTAACGCCCCGCTTGTCCGAAACACTCAGAATCGCCCTGGGCACCTCTTTGCCTCGCGTTGGAACCGATCCCGATCCCGATCCCGACCCCGATCCCGACCCCGATTCCGAAGCCGGTCCTGATTCCAATCCCGTACCCGTACCCGTACCCGAACCCGATACCTACCAGGTACCGTCCGAGCGGAAGCCAGCGCCTCTGGGGTTCGCGGCAGCCGAAAGATCTTGAACGGGTCTGACGGCTTACCGCAGGCCGGCCTCGAGCCCCTTCGCTCCCGCTGGCACCTCGATTCCCAGCGCCCGCCGCACCTCCGCCACGCCTGGAGCCTCCTCCTCCGCCAGGCGAAAACTCACCGGCCGGCCCGGCCCATCAGGTGCTCCGGCGCCGACAGGCCACTCGCCCG
Encoded here:
- the purH gene encoding bifunctional phosphoribosylaminoimidazolecarboxamide formyltransferase/IMP cyclohydrolase, with the protein product MPRAILSVSDKRGVTELARGLVELGWEVLSTGGTARLLREAGVPVREVSEVTGAPELMEGRVKTLHPAIHAGILARRDRADDLAALEAQGYQPIDLVAVNLYPFARTVAAGAPLDEAMEQVDIGGPTLLRAAAKNHAGVLAVVDPDDYPRVLDALRSGRAGPGLRLELAQKVFAHTAAYDAAIVVYLARTAGSRTDAAPAARTGAPAAGTGGSAAVDEPARFPETLNLRLSKVQDLRYGENPDQAAAFYAEAETPAGALPELRQLQGKELSFNNLLDIDAAVLAVSAWDAAERAACVIVKHNTPCGAALGRDAEEAYQRALAADPVSAFGGIVAFNVPVTGGAAGAMASTFLEVVVAPDFEPHSLEVLGRKRNLRVIALPAALPRAEAEELDYKRVRGGMLVQQRLRMRFPEDTWRVVTRRGPSDAEWRDLRFAWRVAAAVRSNALVLAKEEQTRGIGAGQMSRLDAARIAVIKGRDQGHELHGAALGSDAFFPFRDGVD